Proteins encoded within one genomic window of Humulus lupulus chromosome 1, drHumLupu1.1, whole genome shotgun sequence:
- the LOC133825990 gene encoding uncharacterized protein LOC133825990, with the protein MNEDWLDIFPHSMAVFRWEVVSDHCSCVVTNLPMEKVGIKLFRFKKIWTDHPGFKEVVMSSWRVPVKAIGLSTIYLKTMRLKHRLKKFNRDNTGDIGMNYHSATDAYQEAQFQAQSHPRDYNLQEVVKVAAEALTVQEHIAELKIVLQPILLSKVVSHFVEHFRSHLGSPSLATGRIDLHCIEMGTKLSIDQQLLLLKPFSRKEIRAALFGIPITKSPGLDGFGSSFFKVLWKKIGDEVCSAIGQCFDTGHFPSALHETTLSLVPKVTNPSRAIDCIPIPCCSTLNKCIAKLLCSRMALVLPDLIQPNQGGPYQELWEDLYFA; encoded by the exons ATGAATGAGGATTGGCTTGATATCTTTCCTCATTCTATGGCTGTGTTTAGATGGGAAGTAGTTTCAGATCATTGCTCGTGTGTTGTTACTAACTTGCCTATGGAGAAGGTGGGAATCAAGCTGTTTAGATTTAAAAAAATTTGGACCGACCATCCTGGTTTCAAAGAAGTGGTTATGAGTAGTTGGAGGGTCCCTGTTAAGGCGATTGGGTTAAGCACTATATACTTAAAGACAATGAGGCTGAAGCATAGATTAAAGAAATTTAATAGAGATAACACTGGCGATATAGGTATGAACTATCACTCAGCTACGGATGCTTATCAGGAAGCTCAATTTCAAGCTCAATCTCATCCTCGAGACTACAACTTGCAAGAGGTAGTGAAAGTAGCTGCTGAAGCTTTAACTGTACAGGAGCATAT TGCAGAGCTGAAAATAGTATTGCAACCTATATTACTGAGCAAGGTAGTGTCTCACTTTGTTGAACATTTTAGAAGTCATTTGGGTAGTCCAAGTTTGGCTACAGGCAGGATTGATTTGCACTGTATTGAGATGGGTACCAAGCTCTCTATAGATCAGCAACTGCTGCTTTTAAAACCCTTCTCTCGTAAGGAAATCCGAGCTGCTTTATTTGGTATTCCCATCACTAAGTCCCCAGGACTAGATGGCTTTGGTTCTAGTTTTTTCAAGGTCTTATGGAAGAAAATTGGGGATGAAGTTTGTTCAGCGATTGGTCAGTGTTTTGACACAGGGCATTTTCCTTCTGCGCTTCATGAAACTACTCTATCATTGGTCCCTAAAGTCACTAATCCATCCCGGGCAATAGACTGCATACCTATACCTTGTTGTTCTACATTAAACAAGTGTATAGCTAAACTGTTATGTTCTCGTATGGCTTTAGTCCTTCCTGATCTCATTCAGCCGAACCAGGGAGGACCTTATCAAGAACTATGGGAGGACCTCTACTTCGCATAG